One stretch of Thermanaerosceptrum fracticalcis DNA includes these proteins:
- a CDS encoding YeiH family protein yields the protein MNMQAEKAPQQKASPNYAGIIIGLIVIALLAYTTNWLSHNSAKIVGKDFSKALEYPLWAALLGLIANAVVTSTGTKEMIKPAIRTELFLKTGLVLMGASVNLGVIVSIGSKGIIQGLIMITCVFFFTWWLCDRFGISESMKAVMATAISICGVSAAIAAAGSVLAKKEELAYVTALVIFTALPLMVLMPWLANVLGLAPEVAGAWFGGNIDTSAAVVGAGTIHGEATAKIAAVIKMTQNALIGFVAFALAFYFTTVVEKGGQKPSASVIWERFPKFVLGFIFTSIVASMGFFDKGDLTAIKNLQQWAFNLAFVCIGLELTFVDFKHLGGKPTYVFLIATVFNTLLALLVSYILFGVLA from the coding sequence ATGAACATGCAGGCGGAAAAAGCACCTCAACAAAAAGCCTCTCCCAATTATGCGGGTATTATTATCGGTCTTATTGTCATCGCGCTACTTGCTTATACCACCAACTGGCTCAGTCATAACTCAGCCAAGATTGTAGGGAAGGATTTCTCTAAAGCCCTGGAATACCCCCTCTGGGCTGCTCTCCTGGGTCTTATCGCCAACGCCGTTGTAACATCTACCGGCACCAAAGAAATGATTAAACCCGCCATTCGAACAGAACTCTTTTTAAAGACAGGCCTTGTACTGATGGGTGCAAGCGTTAACCTGGGTGTTATTGTCAGCATTGGCAGCAAAGGTATCATTCAGGGTCTCATCATGATTACCTGTGTTTTCTTCTTCACTTGGTGGCTCTGTGACAGGTTTGGAATCTCCGAAAGTATGAAAGCCGTTATGGCTACGGCTATCTCTATCTGCGGTGTTTCCGCAGCTATTGCAGCCGCAGGTTCGGTACTGGCTAAGAAAGAAGAACTCGCTTATGTAACAGCTCTGGTTATTTTTACCGCCCTGCCCTTAATGGTCTTAATGCCATGGTTGGCTAACGTACTGGGTCTTGCGCCAGAGGTTGCCGGAGCCTGGTTCGGGGGTAACATCGACACCTCGGCCGCGGTAGTGGGTGCCGGCACCATCCATGGCGAAGCCACAGCTAAGATTGCAGCCGTTATTAAGATGACCCAGAACGCGCTCATTGGTTTTGTTGCCTTTGCCCTGGCCTTCTATTTCACCACAGTGGTAGAAAAGGGCGGGCAAAAACCCAGTGCTTCCGTGATCTGGGAGCGTTTCCCCAAATTCGTTCTGGGCTTCATCTTCACCTCCATTGTCGCCAGTATGGGATTTTTTGATAAAGGCGACCTAACCGCTATCAAGAACTTGCAGCAGTGGGCCTTTAACCTGGCCTTCGTCTGCATCGGTCTGGAACTGACCTTTGTCGACTTTAAACATCTCGGCGGCAAGCCTACTTATGTATTCTTGATTGCTACCGTATTTAATACGCTTCTGGCCCTTTTGGTAAGTTACATCCTCTTCGGTGTGTTGGCATAA
- a CDS encoding TetR/AcrR family transcriptional regulator has translation MPDTEQKKGSPIRERIIAAFIELSKSKGFYRVTMDELSAQAGVSKRTIYRYFTSKEEVIEAVIDSIIQRVAREMDRVMAEAHTPAELIAQALQNLYLHGHDLVFNPLIMEDLRSRYPHFWKKIDSYRMEKAQNLIKAILSKSDKDLTREIDPRIMSTAFLAAIQAVVNPEFTLKNGLTLQDALNQVVDLFTCGFIRQYPGS, from the coding sequence ATGCCTGATACGGAACAAAAGAAAGGGTCTCCTATTCGTGAACGCATCATTGCTGCCTTTATAGAACTGTCCAAATCCAAAGGCTTTTACAGGGTTACCATGGATGAATTGTCAGCCCAGGCGGGGGTCAGTAAAAGAACGATTTACAGGTACTTCACCAGTAAAGAGGAGGTTATTGAAGCCGTCATAGACAGTATTATCCAAAGAGTAGCCCGGGAAATGGACCGGGTGATGGCGGAAGCTCATACTCCGGCTGAACTCATTGCCCAGGCCTTACAAAACCTTTATCTTCATGGTCATGACCTTGTTTTCAATCCTCTTATTATGGAGGACTTGCGCTCCCGCTACCCCCATTTCTGGAAAAAAATCGATAGTTACAGGATGGAAAAAGCACAGAACTTGATTAAGGCTATTCTTAGTAAAAGCGATAAAGATTTAACGAGGGAGATTGACCCGCGGATCATGAGTACCGCATTCCTGGCAGCAATACAGGCCGTTGTCAATCCGGAATTTACCCTCAAAAACGGTTTAACTTTACAGGATGCGTTAAACCAGGTGGTTGATTTGTTCACCTGTGGATTTATTAGACAATATCCCGGGAGTTAA
- a CDS encoding ABC transporter permease has protein sequence MHRIFSVLYKEFLQMRRDRMTLALVFMLPMVQLLLFGFAIQTEVKHIPTVVFDQSLSYESRELLDSFSASGYFDMTYVVNSYADVNRMIDSGKAKVGIIFPPDFATSVNRGVPAPVQVLVDASDNMVANQAIAIANAIGLIKSQEVVAQKFHLSAPPYDVRVRPWYNPDGITAYYMVPAILGIVVTMTMVIMTSMGIVRERERGTLEQLMVTPIKSHELMIGKILPYIVLGYIQITIALLVGVIVFHVPIKGSLLELYLLTLFFITASLGLGILISNIAKTQMQAMQMAYFVFLPSILLSGFMFPRDAMPRLIYYISNVIPLTYYLDIIRGIVLKGIGFSYLAGQVLFLLVFSLVFLTLSTLKFKKKIA, from the coding sequence ATGCATAGAATTTTTTCCGTATTATATAAAGAATTTCTGCAGATGCGCCGGGACAGGATGACCTTAGCCTTGGTTTTTATGCTGCCCATGGTGCAGCTTTTGCTGTTCGGGTTTGCCATTCAGACTGAGGTCAAGCATATTCCTACCGTAGTCTTTGACCAGTCCCTTTCTTACGAAAGCCGGGAACTTCTGGACTCCTTCAGCGCCTCCGGTTATTTTGACATGACGTATGTGGTAAACAGCTATGCCGATGTGAACAGGATGATTGACAGCGGCAAAGCCAAAGTGGGCATCATCTTTCCTCCTGATTTTGCTACCAGTGTGAACAGGGGTGTACCGGCTCCTGTCCAGGTCCTGGTGGATGCCAGCGATAATATGGTGGCTAACCAGGCCATTGCCATCGCCAATGCCATTGGCCTCATTAAATCCCAGGAGGTCGTGGCCCAGAAGTTCCATCTCTCCGCTCCTCCCTATGATGTAAGGGTCCGTCCCTGGTATAACCCTGATGGGATTACAGCTTACTATATGGTACCGGCGATTTTAGGGATTGTAGTTACCATGACTATGGTGATTATGACTTCCATGGGTATCGTCAGGGAACGGGAACGGGGAACCCTGGAACAGCTTATGGTTACACCCATAAAATCCCATGAGCTGATGATTGGAAAAATTTTACCTTATATCGTCCTGGGGTATATCCAGATAACGATAGCTCTCCTGGTAGGTGTTATTGTTTTTCATGTTCCCATTAAGGGGAGCCTCCTGGAACTGTATCTTTTAACCCTTTTTTTCATTACGGCTTCTTTGGGATTGGGTATACTTATCTCCAATATTGCTAAAACGCAAATGCAGGCTATGCAGATGGCGTACTTCGTTTTCTTGCCCAGCATCCTTTTGTCAGGTTTTATGTTCCCCCGGGATGCTATGCCCCGGCTCATTTATTACATTAGCAACGTCATACCCCTTACTTATTATCTGGATATTATCCGGGGAATTGTTTTAAAGGGTATCGGTTTTTCTTATCTTGCAGGTCAGGTATTATTCCTCCTGGTATTCTCTCTGGTCTTTTTAACGCTAAGTACTCTCAAGTTTAAGAAGAAAATCGCCTAG